The Clostridium beijerinckii genomic sequence GAGCTGGCTATTTTGACAGCTAAACCGTCTAACGGTAAGCCAATTATTTTAGCTTCATTAGCAACCTTAAATAATTTGGAATATGTATTTTCCGACCAGATAATGCCCTTTTTAGAGCTATTAAGGAAAATCTTAATTATATTTTCCTTAGGTGCCTCTAAAATTGATTGTGGCGTTGGATATTGACTTAAAAGCTCAATTGAACTTTTAGATGTTGAATCTGAAAATATAGTATTATAGCCAGGAAAAATAACTCTTAAATCAGCGGATAATTTTTTCTTAAAAGTAGAGCTAGTATCTGTAAGTTTGTAATACTCTCTTACAAGATTTTTCAGAAGAAAAATATCAAGGCTAAGTTGTTGTGATAACTTAATGTTTTGAAATTTTCCTATTGTTGCAATAGATAAAGCGTCTTTTTTATCATTTTTCACTTTTCTTATGTCACCATTTTTGTTAGACTTAGTAACGAGTGGATTGATAACAAATGTGTTATCGAAATAGTTATTAAGATAGTGGAAAAGAGATAAATGGTACACGCCAGTGGACTCCATGAAAATTGCAGTTTTCATGTTAAACTCTTCTTCCACTTTTTTTATTTCATTAACTAAGTGGTTGAAGCCATTGAGATCATGCTGTATTTTAAATGACTTCTTATAAATATCACCATTCGGTGCGAGTATTGCAGTATATGAAAAATCAGCTGAAACATCAATTCCTATTACAGGACTATAAAAAAAATTAGACATTGTATATATCTCCTTAAATTAAATTTTAGATATAGAATAGAACTTCCACTCTGTCAGATAGCTTATAACCTTGTTTGTGACACGGGTAATTCCCGAAGGGAAACCCAACCAGCTAAACATAGAATTCTACCTGATGAAATGATACGCTTTTTTACGGGTATAGGTTCTAAAAGACCTCCCAGGAGGTTTACATCTATCTTCTATTCAGGAGTATTATACTAGACTATATAAAACTTGGTTAGATTCCTTTAAGGAATTTAAATAAAAAACTATTTAAGATATGAAATGCATATTCCCTATCGGGGCGTAGGCAAAGTAATAAATTAGAATATTAAAAATAATAAGAGGTGTAATGTTCGTTAGAAAGATAAATAGTTTTCTATCAAATGTTACAACTAGATTATACAAGGAGGTTGAAAAATAAATTGGAATTTCCATCAAATCGCTTTAAAGATGATGCAGAATCGTCAACCGGACTTCTTTTTATTCGTGTATATAATAAATGGCATTCCATTATAAATCAAGAGTTACGTAAATTAGGGATTACTCATCCTCAATTTGTAGTGCTTACCACCTTAAACTTTCTCAGCCAATCTGATGATAATGTGACTCAAGTAAGTATTTCTAAGATGGCAGATATGGATGTCATGTCAGTA encodes the following:
- a CDS encoding IS110 family transposase codes for the protein MSNFFYSPVIGIDVSADFSYTAILAPNGDIYKKSFKIQHDLNGFNHLVNEIKKVEEEFNMKTAIFMESTGVYHLSLFHYLNNYFDNTFVINPLVTKSNKNGDIRKVKNDKKDALSIATIGKFQNIKLSQQLSLDIFLLKNLVREYYKLTDTSSTFKKKLSADLRVIFPGYNTIFSDSTSKSSIELLSQYPTPQSILEAPKENIIKIFLNSSKKGIIWSENTYSKLFKVANEAKIIGLPLDGLAVKIASSITLIKTIQSEIDTLLQKINNFIQSETFPESIRANIELIDSIPGIGQLTAITIIAEIGDIDGFLKPKHLVAFFGIDSSVNQSGNFKGDDNKISKRGTRIGRRALYSVALASIRNNRNGVPINKVLLDYYQINLKGKKPKIALVAIMHKIINYIFAVLRNQTPFEQRDPKIHKQMFLENNSLNKVA
- a CDS encoding MarR family winged helix-turn-helix transcriptional regulator yields the protein MEFPSNRFKDDAESSTGLLFIRVYNKWHSIINQELRKLGITHPQFVVLTTLNFLSQSDDNVTQVSISKMADMDVMSVSQIVKGLEKKEFIRKTVNPKDSRANAIILLPKGQEMVKLALPVVEKIDDNFFGILQENEKNFRKYLNQLD